DNA sequence from the Amphiprion ocellaris isolate individual 3 ecotype Okinawa chromosome 17, ASM2253959v1, whole genome shotgun sequence genome:
GCAGTGCATAGTTTTGGCTTTGTccaattttggcactttttgcCATTACAtatacagcaaaaaataaataaaactttgtttttctgtggctCAGTTAAGGAAGCACATGAAGTTTTTCTGTGGTGGGAACATGAAATATACGTCATTATCATATACACTGaatgagacacacacagagagaacaaTTAGTACCctccaaaataacacaaaaagctgCTGACAGTTGACAGGCACCCGCTCAGTGACCTCAATACTTCCATTTCTTGTGTTCTCTTTTGTAATATCCAGTGTTTAACCCTCTTAATGAAGGCCCAGATTCACCAAAATGTTGGTATAATCCAAAAATTGTGGTGCTGATCTTCCTTTTTTGAGGCTGCCTTGCGAATATCTCATTTTACATATTCCGGTTTCTGCCAACACAAGCGATACATGTTGCCTATGACTCTCTGTTTATGAGCAAACAGGTGTGTTTGTACATATGGCTTTGCAGCATGTGCTTGTGTTCAGACGGTCCACGTGCGGCACTGATAAATGAGTTCACACTGCCAATGTGACACTGCTGTGACGATCAGATACCACGCCAGGCCCGCTCCTTTCCCCTCAGGgcgtctctgtgtgtttgtggaggcCGAGCTCAGTCCCTGTTTTATGACAAGGACACAACCTTCCCCGCgctgaatgtgtgttttgtgcgaGCGAGACCGAGTGAAAGAGTCATGACTCAACAACAGCAGAAGCACGACCAGTGAAACTCCTCATCCTGTCTAAATCCCCTCAGCGGGATTTAAAACGCACATCGTTGGCCACGCTTTGCGTCAAGGTTTAATTACATTACGTGTAGTCCGGCTTGAGTACGATCTACGGTGTCCAAGACATTACAAGCGGCCCAAAGTGGATCCATACTACGCTGGGTTAAAGGTCACTGAGTTCGTAACAGCTTTTCTCTGCCGCCTTCAACACAAAACCGCAAATTGAAAATAACTCATGGCTGACGTCCAAGTTGTTCTTGGAAATGTCAGAGTTATTTTAAGCCGGCATTAATGTCTGAATGGATTCAATTTGTTGTCGCCCTCATATTGCTGTTGTGTATTTTAGGACTGCAGACAGACACTTTTGCCCGTGACCTTTGCTATTTTGACCTCAACCACGATTCTGGCTTAGCCTCTCGCCTTGCGTAGCGCGACTCGGCACAGCTCAGCCCATCTAGGGCATCGAAGTGTGTCACTGCAGATCTAATTATGACAGCAGTCCCCTAGTAGCCTCTTACTTCTCTTCTCCTTCACCCTTCACCACGCTGCCCTGTGACTCAGCCCGGAGCAGAGGCTATCTCGGTTAAACATGACCTGAGCCAAGCATGAGCTTCCAATGCAATAGTAATTTACCTCGTGGCATGAATGGATTTGATCTTTGAACTCTGGTTCAGCTGGATATTATGCGACTTTTAATTGCAGAGCCTTCAGCCAACAGATTCTCCACAGACTGCAGAGCATAACGTTACAATTCTACTGCGCTAGTGTACGTTTGAATTTATTCTAGAAACCATTTCAGCCTTGCACAAAGAAACGTTTCACCATTTCAGAAAACAGTCTTGTTCGCATTCTCATCATGAGTTAGACGAGAAGATTGTCATTATTCTCACTGCTGAGTGCTAAATATAAAGATACAGTCATTTTcatacttctgtttttgtacAGAGCAAACCAATGAGGAAAGTTAGCGAGACTCAGAGGCGCTGGTAGGTGAGTTTGTCACTTTTTCCTCTTGTTCCAGTCTCAGTTGTAAGCTCAACAACTTGCTGACTGCAGTTTCACATTTAGCAAACAGATATGCAAGAGCCATTCTTCTCAGCAAGAGAGCAAATGAAGATGTTTTCCACAATGctgaactattcctttaagtttcaggtaaaaatgtttgtcaTATTAACAGCGTTATAAGAAATTATTTCTGaaaatcccccccaaaaaaactgGTCTGATAGCTGCTTTCTGAAGATGTTTGTACACTGTAACAGTAGCAGACTACTGAGCTTTGTAAAATACATGAGCAGATCAGACTTGCTTGCACATAGTTTCTTTGGTTGGAGCCGAACACCCATTGACACAAAGACTGGGCACAATGAACCTGTAAGATGTTTCATCTGAGAGTAAAAAAACTGTGTACAGAACTCTTATTTTCAATAAGGAAGTGAAAGACTGATGCCtccttccttctcctttttAAAGGTGTTTGCTGCTGACGCCCTTCTCTAAGATTTACAGTTACAGGGCGTCACTTCATTGAATGTCGATATCAGCCGCTGTTTGTTTacgtgtacgtgtgtgtgtgtgtgtgtgtgtgtgtgtgtgtattacagtCGCTGGCGGTGAAATAAAGGGAGACAAGCCCCACATTTCTGCAGCGAGAGCTACAACTGGCAAGGCAGAGAAGTGGGTCATCTATATGCCAACCGAGCAGTCGGCATCAAACTCGcatgcctcctgctttgcttttCAGCCTCGACAGCAGATAAAAAGTGAGCGAAAGAGAAGGAGGGGGAGAGGAAGTGAGGAGTGGGAGGAGAAATACTGGTGTAGATGAAGATTAGAGGTGATTGAGGAGGAgggacagaaaacagagaaatctGCTAACATGAGAGACAGATGTTTGGATTTAATTAGCTGGAAAGTGGATAGTTTAAGAGGgataaaaagtacaatatgcATGAGATTGTCTTACAGAAAAGAGGGTTGCTGTTTTTGTCCTCCAGTTATTAAAAGTTATTTCCTCTGTCCGTGACTGCTTGTTAATGCAGGTATTGATTGTTCAACGTGAGCAACGCTTATTCACTCGGACAGGATGGTTGAAAAAAGAGAAGGGAAGGAAGTGAAAAGGGCCCTGAGATGGAGTGATATAGGGAAAGGAAAACTAGTTTTGTGCTGTTGGATTCTACAACAGGCTataaacagaataaagtgaCTGACATGAGGTCGACTGTGGAGTGCTTTTGAGTAGATTTTTGTAGAACTTGTTCTTGCATGTTAATATTATTGCGCTGAGTGCTACTGACGAGTGTTGGCTTTACTTCTCTGCACGTCCCATAATGCACTTGAAACTCAGCTGGTTAGCTTGGTTTTGTAACACACTGTTACACTTGTTAGACAACAGATTTGAGTCTGGATTTGAGACCTGGCTCTTCTTCTTTTGCGTTTCCTGTCCTAAACCCACACATGCCAGCACCAACAGTCTGGAAGAAACGGGACAAATGATCAAATACTGCATTGCACTTCGTTTAAGGCTAAAAAGTTTGCAGTGGAAAGCAATGTAAACTTAAGGCAGCATGGATTGAATGTCttgcatgtttctttttttaaaaaagtactaAAATTTACTATGTCACCCAATGCGGTTTGTCATGTAAATGACACAACAACatcaaaacacaattaaatgcACTCTCTTCCAGcccataaataaaaacacaactggtATTCATACACAAAGTTTGTGCATATCAATGCATGTAGCATGTGCGCAGACATGgtcatgtaaatatttaaatccaCCCACACGTGgctcaaacagcaaaaatgtaaaaataaaaatcccaaaacactctgtttttcatttttgcaatttaGCACAGTGAGATCCGacccagtctgaaggtagaaatGGTTGCAGTTTGTTCACTCCAGTTTTAAAAGTATGTTCAAGCCCCCACCTCAGAGCGACAGCTGGTCTTTTTCTCAGCGCTGGTTTCATTTGCCTGTTTTCTTCTCAGTCTTTTTTAAAGCATGAGAGAAGAATAGAGAGGCAAGAAAGGGTGTAAATAAATATCAAAGAAAGGTTAAAGCAGTGACAGCTGGTGAAGAGCAGGAGTAAAAGAAAGAAGGGATGATACTGTTAAGGTATCCAAGGCCAGTCTGGTCAGTGAAACAGGTCAGTATTTGGGTGGGATGACCACCACGGGGTCACCGTTCTTTGGCCGCCACATCAGCACCTGGGCGTCATTGGCGTTGGGCTTGACCATGGCATTAGAGGGGATGGGCTCGTTCTTGCCCAGGATCTGGGGCTGTTCCTGGGCCACGGGCTCGTTCAGAACGGCCCGGTGGCCCAGAGGCCTCTCTGGGTCCACTTGGATGCGAAGGCGCATCCTCCAGCGGATTGTCTGCAGGACGAGAGTCTCTGAGGTGGCCTGATTGATGGCCACCAGCCAGGTCGTAAAGCTCTGGTCGCGGTGGATGCTGCTAAGCTGAGGCACGTTGCTGTCGCTGACCGGCACTCCCCAGGTCACACTGGGGTAGAAATTGTCATTCATGCTAACAGTGAATTTGCTGTCCTTCTTGGTGGGGCCTACAACAGTGCAGGTCTCTGTGGTGTTGCCGTACCAGGGGTAGTTGACACCGTCGGAGTCGCTGATGGCTGGGATTTTGCCGTCACGCAGGTCGGGGAGCTCCCAACTTGACCTGGAAGTAGAAAGAGTCATAGATGAGGATTTACACAGAAGCCTTGCTGACAAAGATACCAGGTTTTGTCTGAACTACCTCCTCCTGAGGTTAACTGACTTTATTTTAAACTGGTATTCACCTTGAAGGTTTAGCTCAAGCACAATAAAGTAAAGCAAAAAGTTTCTCTTGTTATATATTTTCTGTACAAGACAGAGAGAATTTGCTTCTCGATAGTGTGACGAGTCTCCACTTTGATGTCACCGTGTACCTAACACCACGGGACAGAAGGAACAAACCGACCCAGAGCCTCACAGCTGGAAGTTTCCCGCAAGTTTCATCCTACTGAGATAAAGTACAATacaaagataaaatatttttgacacaCACCGCAGGCGACACTGAGCAGCTTTAGTGACCTGCTACCTCTGCTCTGTCCACCTATCGATTTTCTGGCCGCAGCGGGAAAAAGATTACCTTTCATTCGCTGAAACCGTGGATCAGCAGAACAGAGGAGATAACAGTGTGATCGCCAGCCACATGACTTTAGTGCCTTCTTGGCCTggcctcacattgtgatttatGAATTCTCCCAGGGGGTGAGATTAGCATGTCAGGCATGATAATAGCAAGCCcttgtctgtgcatgtgtgtgcgtggatGCAGACTTTTGCATGTATGTGCACTCGTCTCGTCTACCCTCTGAGGAACTTCGATCATGACTGGGTGAAGCATTGCAGAAATAAGGCTCACTTCCTGTTTGCGTCTCCGCTGACTGCTTCGTCACAGTCAAATGGTCTGAAAGAGGTGGTGTGAGTGTTTCTGACAGAACCGCAGGCCTGCTAAAAATGATTTGCTCGCTTctcttcaaaaaaatctaaataaaaaaagcaaccaTCTGTCTTCCAATGTGACTCCTGAGCGTGTCGGTTTTGATAAATGTCTGCTGCATTTCTGTGCAAGATTCTGGAGGAGCTCAGTTGATTTGAGAAGATAAATAGATTTTGATAAAGtgacatttgatttaaaaaaaaaaaaaaatacatcttcatAGTGAGTCAGCTGGAATATTGGCACACCACAGTCTGCAGGTATATGAAAAAGTAGCTGGCAAGCAAGCTAAAAAGTCCACTAAAAGTTGTCATAACATACAAAAACAGCAAGTAGTTCATTGAAAGTAATACTTTGTATTCGATAATGGGGAAATAGCCCAATACAAAATACCATCCATGATGTGAGGTGTTGAAGAGACGGGACTTCAGTTCATCTGACAgcgctaaaaaacaaaacaaaacaaaaaactggcaACTGCGGCTGTGGTGCATGGTTGCAATTTCCTGTTACCTATGACTTTAAATCTTTATCGGCCCTGTGTGCAACACATTAAAACCAAAAGCGCTCCACTAAAGGTTTGTCTGCATAAACGCCATCTTAAGCcttaacaaaaaacacaattcttTAATGTAATATGCAACGCGGTGCCTAATAAAAGCACTGGTCTCAGCAGAGATTTGCAATTAGCTTCATGGAGAAATTGTGcgtccactaaaaaaaaaaaaaaaaaaaaagtctcaattGATCAACAGCAGCGTGGCAATGTCTTACTTCCTGTTCCATGTTCATTTGCATGGGAAAGTCTGTCACTGAGACATGTGAGATACTTTCTTTCACAGATGGTGAAGATTGTATCAACATTTTAGGCACAGAAGTAAAGAAACAGGGTGCCAGtgcaatcaattaatcaattacagCGTGGTTAGGCCTCACCACCTGTGAGTGTGTGATTCTGTGTGGGCATACTATCCTAACAAGACGACACTCtggaaaaaaacagtaatattccagcagctggagtgccaaataatggaaaataaccaTCTCctaaaaatgcagtaatttcC
Encoded proteins:
- the fam78ab gene encoding protein FAM78A isoform X1, whose protein sequence is MRLSSPPELWTLLWIVLLFNAMGCIQSIRCKPKSFRDSIIVLELNTSIDSNPTSIDEASSVVLRYRTPHFRANARVLVPPVAAKETWTIGWIQACNHMEFFNTYGDKGMSSWELPDLRDGKIPAISDSDGVNYPWYGNTTETCTVVGPTKKDSKFTVSMNDNFYPSVTWGVPVSDSNVPQLSSIHRDQSFTTWLVAINQATSETLVLQTIRWRMRLRIQVDPERPLGHRAVLNEPVAQEQPQILGKNEPIPSNAMVKPNANDAQVLMWRPKNGDPVVVIPPKY
- the fam78ab gene encoding protein FAM78A isoform X2 — protein: MGCIQSIRCKPKSFRDSIIVLELNTSIDSNPTSIDEASSVVLRYRTPHFRANARVLVPPVAAKETWTIGWIQACNHMEFFNTYGDKGMSSWELPDLRDGKIPAISDSDGVNYPWYGNTTETCTVVGPTKKDSKFTVSMNDNFYPSVTWGVPVSDSNVPQLSSIHRDQSFTTWLVAINQATSETLVLQTIRWRMRLRIQVDPERPLGHRAVLNEPVAQEQPQILGKNEPIPSNAMVKPNANDAQVLMWRPKNGDPVVVIPPKY